From the genome of Anopheles moucheti chromosome 3, idAnoMoucSN_F20_07, whole genome shotgun sequence, one region includes:
- the LOC128305716 gene encoding angiotensin-converting enzyme-like, whose translation MIRNRQKFTRGGPLLCLLPILAVLALHHLPPVITESAENATDPKAWFERMNAELHALNREAAQYGWDLSTQHQSRVEFTLESIVQLAQRKSAWLQDTCDEGALYRQHGWPYDRAYYLLCRGPRNTPEELSEMAQLFSFIQRIYTESEVCIQANCGDGRSDNYEDATILWTNTFVRYPGLSTGHLDLTFVAPVSPQVLTPSIPTKLPHELQCFSGEPDLERLMLSDGMDRVCSGRFPNEIVLRWVWESWRMAVGPPMRQPYGRLIELMNAGCMRGANHRDVGECWREELEIPELRLMVDRLWHEVKPFYQKLHAVVRHFIREKHPTAASSIDVDGLIPAHLLGGMWSQSWTSYCHDIFPHPVDIDQAFGRANWTSMDLVRRAEDLYASLGLSRMTNEFWKHSLIGKGASGGKCHGTAANMFADGADDYRMIVCPRSEAAGQDFYVTVHEMGHIVYYMEASKQPTIFSDGTTAAFQEALGDAIYLGAVTPQHLVRLGLLDPKHMAPEKIPFGTGPTLNSFDYAFLLRMALGKIPTIPFEYLMDQYRWDVFDGSVDYTQDANSYFWFLLERQQGIRPPSSVHSRLQLFDAGSVYHLSDNTPFVRYFLASFLSYQIYEGLCRAALFGTVTNPTHEIPMPLHRCDLYGSKKAGKLLRKSLALGASVHWTDVLEELTGDVEISAKSLLKYYQPLDEFLDRFIARHRLVVGWEH comes from the exons ATGATTCGTAACCGACAAAAGTTCACTCGTGGTGGCCCACTCTTGTGTTTGTTGCCAATATTAGCTGTGCTCGCGCTGCATCATTTACCGCCAGTTATCACCGAATCCGCGGAAAATG CAACGGATCCGAAAGCATGGTTTGAGCGAATGAACGCGGAATTGCATGCACTGAACCGTGAGGCAGCACAGTACGGATGGGATTTAAG CACTCAGCATCAATCCCGTGTGGAGTTCACGCTCGAGAGCATAGTTCAATTAGCTCAGCGCAAGTCCGCCTGGCTGCAGGATACATGCGACGAGGGCGCCCTCTACCGTCAGCACGGCTGGCCATACGATCGTGCTTACTATTTGCTGTGTCGGGGACCGCGAAATACCCCGGAGGAACTGAG TGAAATGGCTCAACTGTTTTCCTTCATTCAGCGTATCTACACTGAGTCGGAAGTGTGCATTCAGGCCAACTGTGGAGATGGTCGCTCTGACAATTATGAAGACGCGACTATTCTGTGGACCAATACATTCGTACGCTATCCCGGTCTGAGCACAGGGCATTTGGATCTTACTTTTGTCGCGCCAGTGTCTCCACAAGTGCTTACGCCGAGCATTCCGACCAAACTACCTCACGAACTGCAATGTTTCTCGGGTGAACCCGATCTGGAGCGCTTGATGCTATCGGATGGCATGGACCGTGTGTGTTCCGGACGTTTCCCGAACGAAATTGTTCTCCGATGGGTGTGGGAATCCTGGCGAATGGCGGTAGGACCTCCGATGCGGCAACCGTACGGACGATTGATTGAGCTAATGAATGCTGGCTGCATGCGTGGCGCGAACCATCGCGATGTGGGCGAGTGCTGGCGTGAGGAGCTGGAAATTCCCGAACTGCGTCTGATGGTCGACCGTTTGTGGCACGAGGTAAAACCATTCTATCAGAAGCTACACGCCGTAGTGCGCCACTTTATTCGCGAAAAGCATCCAACAGCGGCATCGTCTATCGACGTCGATGGGCTAATTCCGGCACATCTTCTCGGTGGCATGTGGAGCCAGAGCTGGACGAGCTACTGTCATGATATTTTTCCGCATCCCGTTGACATCGATCAAGCTTTCGGCAGGGCTAACTGGACTTCGATGGATCTGGTGCGACGTGCCGAAGATCTGTACGCGTCTCTTGGTCTTTCACGCATGACGAACGAGTTCTGGAAGCACAGTCTCATCGGTAAGGGTGCTAGTGGGGGCAAGTGTCACGGAACGGCAGCCAACATGTTCGCAGATGGAGCGGATGACTATCGTATGATCGTGTGTCCACGGTCCGAAGCTGCTGGTCAGGATTTTTACGTTACTGTGCACGAAATGGGCCACATTGTCTACTACATGGAGGCGTCCAAACAGCCGACCATCTTCAGTGATGGAACGACGGCCGCATTCCAGGAAGCGCTCGGAGACGCCATCTACCTGGGTGCTGTAACACCTCAGCATCTCGTGCGTCTCGGATTGCTTGATCCTAAACACATGGCACCGGAGAAAATTCCGTTTGGAACGGGCCCCACGTTAAATTCCTTCGATTATGCGTTTCTGCTGCGCATGGCGCTGGGCAAGATTCCTACCATTCCTTTCGAATATCTTATGGACCAGTACCGGTGGGATGTTTTCGATGGAAGCGTCGACTACACGCAAGATGCAAACAGTTACTTTTGGTTTCTGCTCGAACGGCAGCAGGGCATTCGACCCCCGTCTTCAGTGCATTCGCGGCTCCAACTGTTCGATGCCGGCTCCGTTTACCATTTGTCAGATAATACACCTTTCGTGCGCTATTTTCTCGCGAGCTTCCTGAGCTATCAGATCTACGAGGGATTATGCCGCGCTGCTCTTTTCGGCACGGTTACCAATCCTACGCACGAAATCCCAATGCCATTACATCGCTGTGACCTATACGGCTCCAAGAAGGCCGGTAAACTGTTGCGCAAATCACTAGCACTCGGTGCCTCTGTACACTGGACTGACGTACTGGAAGAGCTTACCGGAGACGTGGAGATATCAGCCAAAAGTTTGCTCAAGTACTATCAACCGTTGGACGAGTTTTTGGATCGTTTCATTGCACGCCATCGTCTCGTGGTTGGATGGGAACACTAA